In the genome of Candidatus Saganbacteria bacterium, the window CAAGAAGATCCTTAAGAAAGAAGGCGCGATAGCATTCACGCTGTTCGGACCTCTGACTTACCATGAACTGTCGTGGGTGATGGAAGATGTGACGAATAAGAAGATGGTGGTAAATTCAAAGAAATTCCTCGGCAGGCCGGAGATCGAAGCTATCCTGAAAAAGCATTTCAAGCATTGCGGTATCAGGGAAGAGATCGTGAAGGAGCATCACAAGACCTTAAGGGCGCTCCTGACGAAGATAAAATATTCCGGGACGCAGGGCACTTCGATGGCGGGCAACGGGCTTCTCGGAAAAGACGTCCTGAAAAAGGCCGAAGAGCTTTACAAGCGGAAATACAAGAACATACAGGCGACAAACCAGCTATTCTTCTGCTGGGCATCTCAATGAAGCATGTCTTTGTCTGCGGCACCGATACGGGCGTGGGCAAGACGGTGGTTACCGGCCTCCTCGCAAGATCTCTATTAGAACAGGGATATTCTGTCATCACCCAGAAATGGGTCCAGACCGGGTCAAAGAAGCCTCTCGACATTGAAGAACATCTCAGGATAATGGGTATCAAGAAGAAAGACGTTAAGAAGGTCATCGGTCTGATGTGCCCGTATATTTTTAAGTTCCCCGCATCGCCGCATCTTGCGGCAAGGGCAGAAGGGAAGAAGGCAGACGATAGACAGATAAAACAGAGTTTTAAGAAGCTGGCAAAGATGTTCGATCGTGTGATAGTGGAAGGCATCGGCGGCGCTCTAGTGCCGTTGAACGAAAAAGCACTTATGATCGATCTTGTAAAGAAACTGGAAATGCCGGTTGTCCTGGTCGTTCCCAACAGGCTCGGTTCGATAAACCAGGCATTGCTTACGATCGAAGCTTTAAAACAGAGGAAGATAAAAATACTAGCGGTCGTATTTAACGATCATTTCGGAAAGGGCCAGAATAAGAAAGTCCTTAACGAGAATGTCCGGATGGTTCAGAAAATATCCGGGGTGAAATGTGTAAGACTAAAAACC includes:
- the bioD gene encoding dethiobiotin synthase; translated protein: MKHVFVCGTDTGVGKTVVTGLLARSLLEQGYSVITQKWVQTGSKKPLDIEEHLRIMGIKKKDVKKVIGLMCPYIFKFPASPHLAARAEGKKADDRQIKQSFKKLAKMFDRVIVEGIGGALVPLNEKALMIDLVKKLEMPVVLVVPNRLGSINQALLTIEALKQRKIKILAVVFNDHFGKGQNKKVLNENVRMVQKISGVKCVRLKTNKRPMRDIAAII
- the bioC gene encoding malonyl-ACP O-methyltransferase BioC, with product MSFGSKTKDIIRKRFSKYAKTYDKYAKLQKSLAEKLLKYLPETPAKDILDIGCGTGALTKLLREKFKSSHITALDISPEMVKIAKQKMDDSVEFMVADGEEMPDDKQYDLIASNATMQWFSNLDRTMAKYKKILKKEGAIAFTLFGPLTYHELSWVMEDVTNKKMVVNSKKFLGRPEIEAILKKHFKHCGIREEIVKEHHKTLRALLTKIKYSGTQGTSMAGNGLLGKDVLKKAEELYKRKYKNIQATNQLFFCWASQ